The Alosa alosa isolate M-15738 ecotype Scorff River chromosome 11, AALO_Geno_1.1, whole genome shotgun sequence sequence TAAATGAAGACATAAATAATAAAGAGTTTAAATGATTTTATGCAGCATTCCATTGTGTTTGCGTTATATGGCAGGATGTACATACATATGAATCATATAAACTGGATTAAATGGGTTATACACCCATACAGATAATTCTGCCCCCCACACATCAGTATGCAAGTACAGCTCATGCCGGGTTTCATTGCTTGTCCTATATACTGTGGAATAGAATGGTTGCCAGGATTGCTTTGTTCTGGACAAATGAATAATTAAACCAAACAACAAAGACTACTGGATTCATGGCAGATTTGTGATGCTGTGATTCTTCATGTCCTATAATAAATAGGCTGTACTTTAATGATCATACTCTTGCGATAGCTGAATACATTGATCAAAGCCCACCTTGGTCATCATGAGTAGAACCATTAGGAGTATCTTTGGACTAAAATATAGACTAGGCTCAAGTGAGTCAGCTACCTGAAGTTACTGCTGTTCTTGAGTCTGTAATTCTGCGTGTGTGGACAAACTAAACGAGTCCAGTCATGCCAGTGTCAGCTGACCCCAGTGTCCAACGGTTCCTCTCAATGCCTCCATTGTCTCTCCTTATACATTCAATACTGGTGTCAGACCTAGAGGTAAATAGAGTCAGCACAACAGTGCATCGTGCAGACAGGTCTACAGATCGTAATTATTGAAACCCTATAGTAATTATACCATGCCCACAAACTTGGCTGTGGACTCGGAATTAATTCTTAATTCTGatgaaaaacaaaagtaaaaggTTATATCCGGGGCAAAGCCTACACATGATATTGAGCAACCTCATTCATTTTACATACAGTGGCACTCGTTCTAAAAAGATGGACATTCCTCTACAATGAGCAAATGACAGGAAACATGCACATCTATACTTAAAGGCAATTAGGCCTATGGTACTCTATGGTTTACCTAAAAAGTGTACAGTGAATCCTGCACATTGATACTTTGAACAGCCTGCCCTTTGTACCTTTCTACATAAAAATATTGTTAGCTGTCAGTCTAACTGGATGGTCAATGGAAATATATTATTGACAAACCACCCTACACCCCATGATGTTCCTCTTCTAATGTTCCTCTTTGAGTTGGATACAAGGCGCACATAGGCCTGAATGCACCATAAAAAGTGACTGCATACTTTATTGAAAGTCCTGTGTTGCACACAGCTAAATAATGAGATGGTATTCGTGTCCTCGGGCATGAGCTTTCATCTGTATCTTGGGAACGGACTCACACCGAGCTTCAAACAGCGCTAATGGGTCTGTGTCTGCTAGAAAAGCGTCTGTCAGAGTGACGGAAAAACTGAAGGAATTCGACCAATTGAGAAGTGAGAAGAACAGGGTAGGCCTATACATTTACAGGAAGGAATTCTAGAAAGTTAACCTGACATCCTGCCCATTCCAAAGGCTGTGTAACAGCTTTTTCCGCGACGCTGAGTTGACAGAAAGGCACTTGAACCACTGCTGACAGATTGGCACTTGAATCACTTGGGAGTGAAAACAACAAACAGCGATAGACTAACAAAAACAGCAGGTGTAGGGTCACAGACTCGTGTAGGAAACCGCGCGGATTTAAGGGAAGTTGACACTACTGCAGGTTCATAGTAGGATGTAGGTGGAGTGCGAATGAACACGCATGTAATATCGGGAGTACGTGGGCATGTGATAGAGTTCGGTAAACATTGAACATCTGCAGAGCTATCTATAGACTAGTCTTCCACTTTTCCGTCTTTTGCTCTGGAAAATTGACAGTCTCTAAGGATCTCCGAGGAAAAGTGGAATTTGTTTATCAGCTTTCCTCCAGCCGACTGTGTTATTTCAGTCCTCTTATGCGTATCCTTTCTGTGTTCTATTTCAGATCAACAACACCCTGTGACTTTATTGCAGCGCCAAAACAAGCGCCACAACAGGGGCTTTTGAAACTACAATCAAGGTTAAATGCACTCCATTTTTAAAGGTCTTCCGTCATTGTTTGGTTTGACCCACTGTTTTTATTGAGTAAACAATCAAAATCTTCTCACGAGCAAACCAAAGTTAAACACACTGCGGTACGCACGCGATGTTATCCCAACTAAGCGCAGACACCAGAAAAGCCACTTGAGCGTTTTCTCAGGAGATGGTACACCAGTGAAGTTCAAAGGGGATGCCTCTCTTAAATGACGTCACCCCTCGTAATTCATCAAAATATCAATGAAAAGGCGAGGAGGGTGGGCACAGTATTCTAGTCCATCACGCACATAAAGGAGCACTAAGGCAGCCGGAGGACGCCCTTCGTCGACTTGAGTTTGAGATTCTAAGAAACAGTGAGTAAATGTCTTTTATTACTAGAGAACTAGAGTTCTTACATCACATAATTATGTCCAGAGACATATGAACCCAAGCAAATTTACAATGTCGAGACCTCCTTGCCATTAAAGAAACTCACAAATACCTCTTTGTATTACTTGTGGTCCAGTCTTACAGTGATTCTTTTTGACGTGAAATGTCTATTTTGATTCTGAACTATTTTGGTTTGAAGGGGATTTTAatccaactttttaaaactTGTGCTTTGTTCCCTCGACGCGTGTAGCAGCAAATTTGTATTTAGAGAGCTTAACGTGATTGGAAATGATCACAGTCTGAAAGTTTCTGTGGCTTATTAATTGCTCTAAGATAGGCTACATTAAGTTACTGTTATGTCCTATCGATGTCTCCTCACCGAAATAAACACTTCCGAAATTTAGTGACACCATCTGTAATTCACTGCATCTGCGTTTGATTAAGTCAGCACTTTCTCTTGGTTGCTCAATTTTGTATGTGTTGACATTCATAAGGATAAAAACATCCAATCCAgatacaaatattaacaaatgtTAATATCAATTTATGTGGTCCAGCCAGAGTCCCCACAGAAAATGTACCGGTATCGAGTTGAGAGGATGAACATGTGGATATCACGTCACCTGGTGGTCATTTGGCTTTACTTGCACTTCAGCGAAGCATCACCAAGATATTCCAACGGCTTCTTCTACCAAGACGCAATGAATGGGAACGGCAATGGAGAGAGTAGGCTACATATGATCATTTTGTTCAGTTGGCAACTGTAAGAGATCGTCTAATTTTCATCAAATACTTTAGCGGGGCTAAAATAGGTAATATTTGTTTAAGATGCCTTATATAAAAGTGTCATCAAGTGTTGCAGCTGTCAGAATCAGTTAAACACAGTCAATGACAATAACTGCCCTATTAATGACAGGGAAGACGTCAAGGTCACTGATTCTTCATCAATTGCTGTGGGAATAATGTTGCTTCCATGTTGCAGTACACTTCAGCGGCGTGCGCCTTCATGTGGAGAGCCCGAGGTCGACGGTGGCGGCTGTTCAGGGCAGCAATGCCACTCTGCCCTGTCACTACCGGTATGAGCCGGAGATTCACACACCTCGTCGGACCAGGGTGAAGTGGTTTCGACTTTCTTCGACAGATGGCAGTCTGGAGGAGGACGTTATGGTGGCTATAGGCACGCGTCACCGGAGCTATGGTGGCTTTCGGGGGCGCGTGCGCCTCCGCCGAGAGGCCCCTGGGGACGCATCCCTAGTCATCAGTCCGCTAACCGTGGATGACACTGGCCTCTACCGCTGTGAAGTGATCGACGGACTAGAGGATGAGAGCGTTACCGTTGGGCTAGAATTCCGAGGTATCCCAAGTGATCAAACATCGTGTTTGTCCCACGACAAAATATAGGCGGCTATCTACATATGAGTAGTTTAGGCTATTGAAAATCTTTTGTACATTCAGCTCTGTAAACCATTAGTGAAATTACATATTTTTTCTGTTGTTATGCACTTTTTAAAGTATTGCGTTTACTTGGGtcaacaaattattatttatttttattttttttcatttgttgtaGGCTACCTTTATATTATCAGATGAAATCAGTTGAGAGCCATGATCAGTGTTTACCTGGCTATATTGCGTCAGTTAGAGTATAAATAATACACTAAATGACACAGTGTATATACTGTAAAATATGACATAGACTACTTACGCTATGAcactagagcagtgtttctcaaactttttcagaccaaggaccacttaatcaatAAAACAAACCTCActgaccacctagctaaaaaaaaaaaagtagacctaCTTAAATAGTTACTTACACAATAGGCTTACTCACTGAGCACTGAGCCACGTTGCTTATTTTCTGTGCACCTTgcttgtgtcagaggattcacaTGATTTAAACCGGCATAACTTACATAGGCagcgttgcagaactgtttggatttacatacatgttggttcaatatggcaaacaactcatctatattatattttaccacgtctgctcgcggaccacttgggatagcttgcggaccaccagtggtccccggaccacactttgagaaacactgcactagAGGACAAAGAATATTCTTTGTAAAGAGTGTACCATAGACTGTTCTATGTAGACCTGCTAATCACAAGATCTGATTAGCAGGTCTAGCAGTACTATGGCTTGTTGCTGAAGAGCAGTGAGTTTGAGTTCTTTGTTCTCATTAATCTAGTAAACAGAAAACGACCACTGCTGTAATAAACTCTCCATGGCACAGGAAAAACTGACTGACTTGCCCTCTCCTCTCAGGGGTGGTGTTCCCTTATTACTCCTCCAGAGGGCGCTACCAGATGAATTTCCATGAGGCCAAGCAGGTGTGTGAGGAGCAGGGTGCAACACTGGCCACATTTGACCAGCTCTTTGCTGCCTGGGAAGAGGGGCTGGACTGGTGCAATGCAGGGTGGCTGGCGGATGGCACAGCCCAGTACCCCGTGTCCACACCAAGAGAGGCCTGCGGGGGCGCTCATCTGGCCCCTGGCCTCCGCAGCTACGGCCTGCGGCATCAACACCTTGACCATTTTGATGCCTTTTGCTTCACTGCCTCCCTCAAAGGTAACAGATAATTGCAGTCGTAGTGGATGGCAAAGGTCTATCCAGGTGACCTGATCACATGTTATTCAGTGGCAGTAGCAGCCTGTGCTGTCTGATCCCTCTCTCTGACCCTAGGCACGGTGTACTTCCTGGAGCAGCCTCGGAGGGTGAACTTCACGGAGGCGGCGCAGGCCTGTCGGGATGCGGGCAGCGAGATGGCCAAGGTGGGCCAGCTGTACGCTGGCTGGAGGTTCCAGGGCCTGGACCGCTGTGACGCGGGCTGGCTCGCCGACGGGAGTGTGCGCTACCCGATCTCCAGACCCCGGGCCAACTGTGGCCCAGAGGAAGCTGGAGTGCGCACTTTTGGCTATCCTCCACGCCAGCAGAAGCACGGTGTTTACTGCTACATGCCCCACTGGTAAACATGGGCCGGTGCTACAGTACATGCCCCACTGGTAAACATGGGCCGGTGCTACAGTACATGCCCCACTGGTAAACATGGGCCGGTGCTACAGTACATGCCCCACTGGTAAACATGGGCCGGTGTTAATGTGCCCGCAGTGCAAACTACCACTCTGCAGTTCGTCATTTGGTAGCTAAACTTTGCTGAATCCCTCAGGACATGACGCCAATGTAATACAACTTTTATTGAGACGAATTGTTTTTTGACAAATCATACTCGCTTTCTGACGATGCTAAAGGCGCACCGGTCATTTAGAAATGGCTTAAGTAACTGTGACTCTTTTATGTTTGTTATTACATGATTATAATATTGGATCATTTAATGTTTATTATGTATTATGTCATTTTGTGTACAATTCCAAGCTCCCTGTTTAAATATAGATACACCTCAGCAGCCACAGCCATATTGTCCCAAAATGTCAGCATAATATATCTCTCTGCACAGGTTATCAGTGAAAAGAGGTTGGTGCACGCATACATCACCAAAATGATGATGTACGGATGACTTAATACTACCCAGCATATGATTATTTGAACTATTTCATAGATTTAGATTTGTAACAAGCAGGGGAGCGTATAATGTGTGTATGCTAGCAGGGGAGCGTATAATGTATATATGCTAGCAGGGGAGCGTATAATGTATGTATGCTAGCATCCATCACTAGTATTTCTCTCAAATGTTTTTCTCCTTACTCACTACCTACACCACTTATATGTCTGCTCACTCACTATCTGGGTCACCTAAAGCTGTCACCTCGGTATTCTCTGTGGTGATACCCAGATTCAACCGCTTGCCACTTCAGGCTGGGTGGCACTCTGATGGTAAATGACTCAGAAGGTAGATTTTGAGTTGTGCTATTCCTGtagttaggctacttttgataTATATTACTGGGTATTcgtatgttgttgtttttaatgttAATCAATGACTTGTGGTCTGTTATTCCTTGTCCGAAAATGGAAAATCTGGAAATAAAAGCCCACGAGTGTCTTACAAAGTCTTACAAATCACAGCATTAAGTAAGCATGTGTTGATAAAACTTGGTTGTTAcgaaataaataatattttccatcttgaaaataaatattttttccacAATTGGCTCGATGGACACtttattaaagggacaccaggcaacgtttttgtgttaattaatcatctttgtaagtcggtatatggttaaatgactcattacagggtgaatgaagactctctcgcctgcccctactgcctgtaggaagaatatcccgcttgcaagttcagtgtatcgtacccgctgaccttcagtctcacaaagtctcagacatcgcgagaagcaggatcagtttacatcctgcatccccagcacagaggcaagcTAACGagacgctagcgattgttgcaaacgtgtgtataatggcagagccggcgaagaagcagcgcgAAACCCTtggacggaagatgcaaagaaaaggaaaagagcttcagaccggcgAGGGGCTCGCCTGCGATATCGACATGTACAGACGCTAGGGGAgctttgtagagaaaaagcactcaggcttgcctggtgtccctttaaacttAGAATTTTTTTAACGTTGCCAATAGGGTCAGGATCCCCTTTGACCCCTGACAGATGACCAAGGGTCttaggaaggagaggagaaatggaTCTCCGATACATAACATGACCACCATAAGCACAAAACTGAACCCCTAAACAAGCGCCACTTTAGAAAGTTTagggggtgtgtgagagagagaaaagacaggagAGTTTTaacctcccctccccccagccTTCTGCAATGCAAACAGACATTTGATGATCCCTCTGAGCCCAAGACACGTCCTATTTACACCTGCTTACCAAACATAGGCACTGGATAGAGGAGGAGCATGAAAAGAGACTTGTGTTCCCGGCAGAGCCCGCTCCCCACGCCAGACCTTGTGTCCCCCAGCAGAGCCCACTCCGCACGCCAGACCTGCATGAAGGCCCTACTGTACAGCATGAGAGGGACATTCATGCTGTTCTACATGCCAGgggtaaaaatatactaaatggTGAATTTGTGTCCAAGGTTTCTGGGATGTGTCATCAGGTTGTTTATATATACTGTAGGGTGACGCACGTTGAATTTAAAAGGTCTTACTGTATCAAAGATACTCTTAATTgaattaaagttttttttacactaCAATATGCCAGCGATGCAAATTTGCTTATTTTTATAGGTAAATATTTAATCAGTACAGGAGTACTCTATTTCATTTGCTATTATTGAAACAACATCCAAAATGCATATACCGGTAAAGtgaaaatatatatgtatatttatatatatgtttaaatAGAAGCATGCAGATTTTAGTATTTCAAAATCACAATCAAAATCATTAATCTACCAAATCTAGTTACCGAGCAAAAGATTGGtattcaaacttttatttgtgttttcGTCTCAAACCAGGTTCTTTCATCAGACATATAGgcacatatacagcacatagTGAATCACATTTGTAGTGTGCTTTAGAAGGACTGAACATACCTACcctcatatgtacacacacacacacacacacacacacacacacacacacctatgcatgCACAGCACGCATGCACCTCTTTGCACACTTACCCAGTACATTCTTATTTAGCTCCTATCAACGTACATTCTCTGAAACATGCATTTGGGTCTTAGCTGGTCAGCGATGGTAAAGTCAACAAGCAAGACATTATATCAATCTCAagcacatatcttttttttcCACCCCAGGATCATAAATTACCATGCTATTATACAATATATTTGGTGCCAAATATTTATTTCAGGGGTTAGACAGTGATGGTAATTTGACAATTATTAGACACCAATGTTTTGACATAATCTTTTTTCTACTGTACAGTCAAATGGGTAAAACAGCATGGATGGGCATTCTCTTGCCTTTTGATCTGTCACACAGGACCAAGAGATATTTCAAGGCTGAAGCATTCTCTCAAACTCTGGTTTGGACACAATAATCTTATTTGATCAATACTTCTGTTGGTTTGGTGAAATCTAGTCGGTAGTGTCAAATCTGCCTAGAAGGCCAAAATAGTGTGCATTATGTCATCAAGCATGGTTAAGTACAATCTCTCAGGCCAAAAGGCATTCACAGTAAATGTCAACCAGACAAAGGTCTCTTTTAGAGACGTGTCTTCTCCTTATGGAGAAAGAAACTACTTTATCACAACCAGGGATTGTTTTAACCATTTAACAGAAatggattttaaaatgaaataatatatCGGTAGTGTGGTTGTGGTCACTGGTAGTGGTGCAACTGAAGTGCTATGCACTACAAAGTGAAATCTGTAATCTCAGAAAATAAATTAGATCTGACTATTCAGGAAAACTAAGTTACTGATCTGATTGACCACAACCTTAGTCGCTCCGTCTAAATGTAAGACAGGTAAGAAATGTGAGTCTTTTGCTGGATCCCAGTGGCTGAGCTAATGGGgaattgtttgtctttttctcagGAAAAGATACTTGTACTCTCTGTGGTCCTGagtaaaacagaaaacaaaatacaaaaatatactaaactttgcaaattaaaaaagaaactaTGAGCTTTTCATAATT is a genomic window containing:
- the hapln3 gene encoding hyaluronan and proteoglycan link protein 3; its protein translation is MYRYRVERMNMWISRHLVVIWLYLHFSEASPRYSNGFFYQDAMNGNGNGEIHFSGVRLHVESPRSTVAAVQGSNATLPCHYRYEPEIHTPRRTRVKWFRLSSTDGSLEEDVMVAIGTRHRSYGGFRGRVRLRREAPGDASLVISPLTVDDTGLYRCEVIDGLEDESVTVGLEFRGVVFPYYSSRGRYQMNFHEAKQVCEEQGATLATFDQLFAAWEEGLDWCNAGWLADGTAQYPVSTPREACGGAHLAPGLRSYGLRHQHLDHFDAFCFTASLKGTVYFLEQPRRVNFTEAAQACRDAGSEMAKVGQLYAGWRFQGLDRCDAGWLADGSVRYPISRPRANCGPEEAGVRTFGYPPRQQKHGVYCYMPHW